The Trinickia acidisoli genome includes a window with the following:
- a CDS encoding superoxide dismutase family protein has translation MRDRTGGRRARRPSIVVASLVLASMALGGCAAFFGPHEKRADAQILPTVGNTARGTVTFIERADGVQVTYNLIGLPPNTDHALQVHERGDCNAADGSSAGAVFAPAADRLKSGVRRAGDLGNIHADATGVAAGFVVATDVSLDGVRSIIGRSVLVGREPSDPEFPDHSVGAALACGVIRQ, from the coding sequence ATGAGAGACAGAACCGGCGGGCGGCGTGCCCGCCGCCCGAGCATCGTCGTGGCCAGCCTGGTGCTGGCGAGCATGGCGCTCGGCGGCTGCGCCGCCTTCTTCGGACCCCACGAGAAACGTGCGGACGCGCAGATATTGCCGACGGTCGGCAATACGGCGCGTGGCACTGTCACGTTCATCGAGCGCGCGGACGGTGTGCAGGTGACGTACAACCTCATCGGTCTGCCGCCGAACACCGACCACGCGCTGCAAGTGCACGAGCGCGGCGACTGCAACGCGGCCGACGGCTCGAGCGCGGGCGCCGTGTTCGCTCCGGCGGCCGATCGGCTCAAAAGCGGCGTGCGGCGCGCGGGCGATCTCGGCAACATCCATGCGGACGCCACGGGCGTGGCGGCGGGCTTCGTTGTCGCGACCGACGTTTCGCTCGATGGCGTGCGCTCCATCATCGGCCGCTCGGTGCTCGTCGGGCGCGAGCCGAGCGATCCCGAATTTCCCGACCATAGCGTTGGCGCGGCACTCGCGTGCGGCGTGATCCGGCAGTAA
- the apbC gene encoding iron-sulfur cluster carrier protein ApbC produces the protein MSIDRALVDAALAAVTDPNTNRPFAAGKGVKNVGVDGVAVSVEIVLGYPAKSQFDTARAVVERALLAVPGVERAQVTVSQSIVAHTVQPGVKLLPKVKNIVAVASGKGGVGKSTTAVNLALALASEGAAVGILDADIYGPSLPMMLGIEGRPESPDGQTMNPMKGHGIEANSIGFLVEQDNPMVWRGPMATSALEQLLRQTSWGELDYLIVDMPPGTGDIQLTLAQRVPVTGAVIVTTPQDIALIDAKKGLKMFEKVGVPILGVVENMSIHVCSNCGHAEHIFGAGGAERMAKDYGVEILGSLPLDIGIREQADSGHPSVVADPQGRIAETYRAIARKVAIRIAERARDMSAKFPTIVVQDT, from the coding sequence ATGAGCATTGATCGGGCCTTGGTCGACGCCGCCCTCGCGGCCGTCACCGATCCCAACACGAACCGGCCGTTCGCGGCCGGCAAGGGCGTGAAGAACGTCGGCGTCGACGGCGTCGCCGTCAGCGTCGAGATCGTGCTCGGCTATCCGGCCAAGAGCCAATTCGACACTGCGCGCGCGGTCGTCGAGCGGGCGCTGTTGGCGGTGCCCGGCGTCGAGCGCGCCCAGGTCACGGTGTCGCAGTCGATCGTTGCGCATACGGTGCAGCCGGGCGTGAAATTGCTGCCGAAGGTGAAGAACATCGTGGCCGTGGCGTCGGGCAAGGGCGGCGTCGGCAAGAGCACGACGGCCGTCAATCTCGCGCTTGCGCTCGCGAGCGAGGGTGCGGCCGTCGGCATTCTCGACGCCGACATCTACGGGCCGTCGCTGCCGATGATGCTCGGTATCGAAGGCCGGCCCGAGTCGCCCGACGGGCAAACGATGAATCCGATGAAGGGCCACGGCATCGAAGCCAATTCGATCGGCTTTCTCGTCGAGCAGGACAACCCGATGGTCTGGCGCGGCCCGATGGCCACCTCGGCGCTCGAGCAACTGCTGCGTCAAACGAGTTGGGGCGAACTCGACTACCTGATCGTCGACATGCCGCCCGGCACGGGCGACATCCAGCTCACGCTCGCGCAGCGGGTGCCGGTCACGGGCGCCGTTATCGTCACGACGCCGCAGGACATCGCGCTCATCGACGCCAAGAAGGGGCTCAAGATGTTCGAGAAGGTCGGCGTGCCGATTCTCGGCGTGGTCGAGAACATGAGCATCCACGTCTGCTCGAACTGCGGGCACGCCGAGCACATCTTCGGCGCGGGCGGTGCCGAGCGGATGGCCAAGGACTACGGCGTCGAGATCCTCGGCAGCCTGCCGCTCGACATCGGCATCCGCGAACAGGCCGACAGCGGCCACCCAAGCGTCGTGGCGGACCCGCAGGGCCGGATTGCCGAGACGTACCGCGCCATCGCGCGCAAAGTGGCGATCCGCATCGCCGAGCGCGCGCGCGACATGAGTGCGAAATTCCCCACCATCGTCGTTCAGGACACGTGA
- a CDS encoding OmpA family protein: MNAKIVTRLTVFAIAGSLLAGCATQQGNNTAVGTGVGAATGAALGAIFGGGKGAAIGAGVGAVAGGVTGYNWQAIRNKLSGASKGTGTQVTEQPDGSLKLNIPSNVTFATNSYQINPALYPTLNELSSQMQQHPELIAEVRGYTDSTGSASYNQTLSVNRAQSVASYLNQHGVTPNRLAAQGFGPSNPIADNGTEAGRAQNRRVEIYLRATAQPGQAPAYQ, from the coding sequence ATGAACGCAAAAATCGTCACCCGCCTCACCGTTTTCGCCATCGCCGGCTCGCTTCTCGCCGGGTGCGCAACGCAGCAAGGAAACAACACGGCCGTGGGTACCGGCGTGGGCGCCGCCACCGGCGCCGCGCTCGGTGCCATCTTCGGCGGCGGCAAGGGCGCGGCAATCGGCGCCGGCGTCGGAGCCGTGGCCGGCGGTGTCACCGGCTACAACTGGCAGGCCATTCGCAACAAGCTGTCGGGCGCATCGAAGGGCACCGGCACGCAGGTCACCGAGCAGCCGGACGGCTCGCTCAAGCTGAACATTCCAAGCAACGTGACGTTCGCGACGAACAGCTACCAGATCAACCCGGCGCTCTACCCGACGCTCAACGAATTGTCGTCGCAAATGCAGCAGCACCCCGAGTTGATCGCCGAGGTACGCGGGTACACCGACAGCACCGGCAGCGCCTCATATAATCAAACGTTGTCCGTCAACCGGGCGCAAAGCGTCGCCTCCTATCTGAACCAGCATGGCGTAACGCCCAACCGCCTGGCGGCCCAGGGGTTCGGCCCGAGCAACCCGATCGCGGATAACGGCACCGAAGCTGGCCGCGCGCAAAACCGTCGCGTCGAAATCTATCTGCGCGCAACGGCGCAGCCGGGCCAGGCGCCGGCTTACCAATAA
- a CDS encoding helix-turn-helix domain-containing protein translates to MSYKDTDRSSTIPLLLAPDFGAAFRRERKAQGRTQQWVAEKAGVARFTITQLESGQNVGLHHVLAALTALGKGLSIVSARPDYDQIKEIFGDEE, encoded by the coding sequence ATGTCATACAAGGACACCGATAGATCGAGCACGATACCGCTTCTCCTTGCGCCCGACTTCGGGGCGGCATTCCGACGCGAACGCAAAGCGCAGGGGCGCACCCAGCAATGGGTGGCCGAGAAAGCCGGCGTCGCGCGCTTCACGATCACGCAATTGGAGTCGGGGCAAAACGTCGGGCTCCACCACGTCCTAGCTGCGCTTACCGCACTCGGAAAAGGCCTCTCCATCGTATCGGCGCGGCCCGATTACGACCAGATCAAGGAGATCTTCGGTGACGAAGAATAG